From uncultured Fusobacterium sp.:
TAGGAATACTTTCAGTAATAAATCTATTAATTTAATATACCTTGAGACAAGTAGGGAAATTAAACTTACTTGTCTTTTTTATTTGATGTAAATTAAATCATACTAGAAAATAAAAAAATAATTTGTTATTATAATTATAGAATTTTAAATTCGATAAAATATTTTTTAAGGGAGAGAGAAAATATGGATATGACAAAAGAGCTTTTATTACAAACTGCTGATATGATTTGTGATAATACTTTTATCTTTAATCACAAATGGGATATGGAAGCTTGTAATGTACCTGTAAAATTTGATGGAGAGATTCAATGGAATAAGATTCCTTTTGAAGATGAAGAATGGGCATTTATGCTAAATAGACATAAATATTGGACTTTTTTAGGTAAAGCTTATCTTCTAACAAAAGATGAAAAATATCTAACTACATTTATAAGACAGATGAACTCTTGGATAGATAGTGTTGAACTTGCTAATCCAGAATTTAAAGATTGTGCTCGTACAATAGAAATGGGGCTTAGATGTATTAACTGGATAAAAACAATGGAGCTATTTGAAAGAGAGTATAAATTTGATGAAGATTTTAAAGAGAAAGTATATAACTCTTTAAAGGAACAATGTGATATTCTCCTTGAGATCTATGATGATTTTAGAACTTTAAGTAACTGGGGAGTTCTTCAAAATTGTGGATTGATAACTTTTGCTTTTTACTATGGGAAATTAGATACAGATTATTTTACAGTTCCACTAAAAAGATTGGAACATCAATGTAAAATTCAAATACTTCCAGATGGAGTTCATTGGGAGCAATCTCCTATGTATCAAAATGAAGTTTTAAATTGTCTTTTAGAAACAGCAGTACAATTTAAACATCATAATATGGAGATTCCTCAATTTATTAGAGAAAGTATAAGAAAAATAGGATTTTCAAACTTTGCTATGAAAAAACCAAACCATCATCAACCAATGCAAGGGGATAGTGACGATACAGATTTAAGAGATATAATTACAAGATGTGCAGCAGTTTTAGAAGATGAGGAGCTTAAATTTGGTGGATTTGAAGAGATAGATTTTGAATCAATTTGGGAATTAGATAAAAAAAGTATAGAGAACTATTCGAAATTACAAGCTAAAAAACCAGACTATACATCAGTAGCTTTACAAAATAGTGGTAATTTTTATCTACGTGACTCTTTTGATGAAAAGGGAAATTATCTATGGTTTACTTGTGGATCAATAGGAAGTGGACATGGACATGGAGATATGTTACACTTTGATCTGACTTATAAAGGAGAAGATTTTCTTATTGACTCAGGAAGATATACTTATGTAGAGGGAAATGAAACTAGAATAGAGTTAAAAAATAACTACTCACATAATACAATAATAATGGATAATCAACTATTTTCAAAATTTAATGGTTCTTGGGGAATAGGAAAAACACCTCTTCCATTAAACTCAATGTATAAATTTGATGATAAGTTTGATTATGTAGAGGGTGGACATTTAGGGTATTTAGATCAACCTACTCCTGCTGTATCAAATAGAAAAATATTCTATATTAAACCAGATTTATGGGTAGTTGTAGATGAATTTTTAACAAGAGGAGAGCATAGTTACAAACAATTTTTTAATTTAGATTCAGATGTTAAAGCTGAGCTAGAAGAAAATCATGCAATCTTGAAAAAAGAGAATACTCTTCATATGAAATGGAGTGACAGTGTAAAATTAAGTAGGAAAGATATACAAATTTCAAAAGAGTATAACACACTACAAAAATCTACTAGAATAGAAAGTGAAACTTCATTTGTAGAAAATGCAATTTTATTTACAGTAATATCACCAGAGAATTTAGAAGTTGAAAAAAT
This genomic window contains:
- a CDS encoding heparinase II/III family protein, which gives rise to MDMTKELLLQTADMICDNTFIFNHKWDMEACNVPVKFDGEIQWNKIPFEDEEWAFMLNRHKYWTFLGKAYLLTKDEKYLTTFIRQMNSWIDSVELANPEFKDCARTIEMGLRCINWIKTMELFEREYKFDEDFKEKVYNSLKEQCDILLEIYDDFRTLSNWGVLQNCGLITFAFYYGKLDTDYFTVPLKRLEHQCKIQILPDGVHWEQSPMYQNEVLNCLLETAVQFKHHNMEIPQFIRESIRKIGFSNFAMKKPNHHQPMQGDSDDTDLRDIITRCAAVLEDEELKFGGFEEIDFESIWELDKKSIENYSKLQAKKPDYTSVALQNSGNFYLRDSFDEKGNYLWFTCGSIGSGHGHGDMLHFDLTYKGEDFLIDSGRYTYVEGNETRIELKNNYSHNTIIMDNQLFSKFNGSWGIGKTPLPLNSMYKFDDKFDYVEGGHLGYLDQPTPAVSNRKIFYIKPDLWVVVDEFLTRGEHSYKQFFNLDSDVKAELEENHAILKKENTLHMKWSDSVKLSRKDIQISKEYNTLQKSTRIESETSFVENAILFTVISPENLEVEKIQVRRGNLDLVGEDEAKAIRVKISEDREIIFLNSTREVAAQKKTYLLDGVLFYGKTGFIDINKGEKELHIFKY